Part of the Hevea brasiliensis isolate MT/VB/25A 57/8 chromosome 16, ASM3005281v1, whole genome shotgun sequence genome is shown below.
ttgagagcaattgaagaaTCGATGGTTGCTGTAATTGTTTTCTCACCGAACTACGCGGATTCACCATGGTGCTTGGAGGAGCTCGTGCATATCATGGAATGCAAGAAGGCTCATGGGCAGAATGTTTTACCGGTGTTCTACCACGTAGATCCTTCGGATGTGGTGGACCAAACTGGGGATTTTGGGAAAGGATTTGATAGAGCTAAAAAAGAAGCACAAGCTAGTGCAGATATGCGCATTGTGGAGAAGTGGATAGCTGCTTTGAAGGACGCAGCCAATCTATCAGGATTTGATTCAGCTGTTTCCAGGTAAAATGCCTTTCTCTTGTCATTTGGTTTGGGAATTCTTAAAATTGCAAaaaaatgtataaaaaaaataaaattatttccgTTTCTGCGTGGCTTGGGAAATATTTTCCAAGTGTTTTTGGCCACAGAggcaaaaatattattaaaaatatttatttcataaGAAAGaacaataatataatttatattttttcatatattaattaaatttaaaaaatgaaattaattttatgtAAGAGTTAACTCATATTATTAaatgcattcaaaatttatttttctagagaaaataaatttaattcgaTTGCgaaatattaaaatttgaatttcaaaattatatTGATGAGTGAAGAATAACGAATGAGAAAATTAATACTCaatatgaaaaataattataGCTTAAAAGAAATGTTTTATTATTAtagtttaatatttaaattattatgttaTTTTATTGCCCAATTTATATATACACTAAGGATGTGCAGTTTTGATTCAATTTGAGATTTGTCTagaaattgaaattgaattaaaattttggtaCAGTGTTCTGATTTCAGTTTGATATAATTTTTAGTTTTTCAGTTTCGATTaagattttagtttgatttttgaaataattttatttaattattttttaaaaaagttataTTTAAATTAGTGTTTAagttttgaattaaattattaatatataatatatcatataatatatcttttaattatttttaaatatataaattttattataaagtgaatatataatttaaaattaagtatattaaataatataataatataagtatattttaattatttaatatttaactaTGAGATactaatataattatgaattaatatatatatatatatattataataatatatttataattaaaattattaaaaaaaataaagaaatgaaatataatattagattgtatttagtttataattaaatatacatatataaatatatatatatatatatatatatatatatataattatattaaaaagtatataatatatttaaaaaaaataatatataaattcagTTCCTGATTTAATTCTGATTTATTatgattttgatttaattttgatatagtttcagttcaatttttaatgaaaaatcataattaaatcaaaaatatcaaaataactttAGTTCGATACAATTTCTATCGATTCAATACAATTTTTTAGTTCAATTCAATATCTTGAGAACCATGCATAACcctaatatatattaattgtaaATCAATACCAATAATTGATGTTGTctaatacattttaaattataatgaaaattaaatatttatatattaataaatgttaaatatttataaattaataataaattacaaaTGCATTTACCATATATTATATAAGCTTGCATGGATTTCAAAGTACcatgattttaatttctaatttttttaaaagtaaatCTATTTGAGTactttagtattttttttttaactattaaTTGCTTTATATAGAATACATATTTACCTaagtaaaaaagaaataaaatttgaaaattaaattttacagttttataagttataaataCATAGTATACAAACacacatttttttttctcaatataTACTGACcactatttttaattatatttaattaattattaaaatattattttttataaatattttatttgaattatctTTCaacatatattaatatttaaataaatagtgaagttaaataatttaattatttcagtaacaattaattaaattattttaataatgtaATCTAAAATATTAATGTAATTAATCCtacattattaaatttaatattaatttatctaATCCTAtactatattaatatttttaatactcaAGCTTTAGAGTAAGCGAATCAAGGTTTGCGGGCCTGTTTTGGATTTTTTGTGCATTAGTGACACTGAAACCAGAGGCAAGCTATGCTGACAGTTATACGGTCGGTATGGCGAGAGCCTTTGCCGCCTGGCCAAAATCACCGTGGTTTGGTAAATATTTGCCAAACGACATAGcaactgtaatttttttttttatgcatttttgAAAAAAAGCTCTTCAATTCATATATGTGTTTGATATGACACAACTTAGAatatcataattcaatttaattccatATAATTGATTTTtagtataattttataattaaaatttattcatttttattttttaaaatcttaccaataacaaaaaaaaaaattgctaccTCTAAATATTATATCAGATAAAGCTTATTCtcattatataatttagaattaagttatttttatttttaaatactcttaatataatattttttttgtgattaatgaatttattttgattatgcgtaaattgtgtttaatatttaattttaaaatatttattttaaatgtcaTGTGTGTGATTGATCATAGCGATACGCACGTGAGATCCACTGTAATTAATAGTTATAATAAAGCTGTTGCAGATACTTagattttattgtataatttttcACGAAAAGGTAGGGGGGAGAGAGAGAAATATGTAGGAATTTTGgtaaaaaatattagttttaattttgagaaattgatcatACCAATCTAATTTTGGAATTCATATTGCCATCTGCATATATAGAGAGAGCTATAATGGTTATAGCTATTAAAATAATATGACAGCATGCATGAAAAATGAACAATGATGATGATAATGAATGAAAGATTTGATTTTCCTAGTGTTTATTATTGCTTAGAAGGCAGCTCTTCATCTGCATCTGAGAGTTGaaattttattgaaatatatTCCCGCTAGTATAATGCCCATGTTAAGTAtgagtaatttataatttttattttttaatttaatttttaattatatttaaaaaaataaattattattattattaaattaattttaaattaaaatttctcttatttaatttaatttgaataattttttatcttttatgataataaatttttaattaatttatggtgcaattaatcaatatatatatatagtttctatgattatttttttaaaatataataaaagtactttattcaaaaataatttaaattttaggaaatttttttattttatctaattatttatgtaaattgatatttattttttataaattataacaaataatttaatgagaaaataatattattttaaaaatatataaatattatttttttgttattaatataataaaaaatgttaaattactaataatgaattgaattatttaattttaataattatgaaaatatataacattattattaatttaaaataacattttattatattattttttaaaaatactatattgtaatttttttattaatttgatatatttttattaaataattttttgacaaaaatgattatcattttacataaatttataatagaaaataaatacatttcatataaactaaaattttataatatcgtCATTTACAGATAATTATCTttatttgtaactaaatttttaatataatcatatttataatttatttttaaaattttacttctatataaaaatataattaggaaataatttatgaataaaaatatggatatttaattaaaaattaaaaataaatctgTCGAAatttaaatgataataaaatatagataatcaaaatattagttataattgcattcgatatataattataatgaaataaaatatttaaaagtttaaaaaatattaaataaaaaattttataaaaaattaataattaaataaatattaattaaatatatttaaataaataaattttgagaataataattattaactttaaaaagaaataataaaaaaagtgcAAATTAAAAAAAGATTTGAAAGCATTTAGGTGAAATAAAAATACTTGATGAGAGAAGAGTGCttgatttatattaaatattttatatggcatactatttaaataaaaaattaatttatatttaaatattatttaattgaaaaacgaTAACAAAAGCATTCAAATTCAGTTTTTATAACAGTAAAACATTTTCTATTTTATTGCGCGTTTCAATTAAATAGTCATAAGTTggtcataataataataaacattaTTTAATCTTaagaaagtaaaataaaaataatattaaattattaatataaaaaataatacatactaattataaataaatcaaatttttatattttatttttataattttttatataaattacacTTTTTGTCACTTAAAagtttttttaataaagatttcataataaaaataatagaaaaatataacaatgtaataaaaatatttattaaatatataaaataatttaatgttgattaaattatatgatagttgattatgatatcacaaattaatgattaattttctttaaactagCTAATGGCCATCAATgaccttttttattattattattattattattattattattatgtggcAAATAATTTTTtgtataaatgaatttataaaaaaataatataaataattttaaatattacatttaatcattaaagttcttaatttttaaaaaattaaattttaagaaaaaataataatttaatcataaatattaagatagtattataaataaaatgataattataagaaaaattaaaaaagttaagtaataattaatatttataaaataatataaataatttttaaatattgtatttaattacaaaatcttttaatttttaaaaattaaattttaaagaaaataatagttTAAATAATGTTAagatatattataaataataatataattaaaagaaaaataaaaaattaaataataattaatataaaagagaGTATTTATTATTGATTATGATATCACTAATTAATGatcaattttttttaactaaTAGTCTTTaatgacttattattattattattattattatgatggAGAGTAACATgcgataaataatatttttacttaaataaatttataaaaaaataatataaataatttttaaatattatatttaattataaaatatcttaacttttaaaaattaaattttaaaaaaatttataatttaaattataaatattaagataatattataaataataatgataattaaaagaaatttttttaaGGCTCGAAAACAAGCTAAGTACATTGTTTTCTCTCTTTTTCATCATTCCGACTTATCACTTTTTGTTCCTTGTATTTGGCAGACCTGACTCCACCCTTATCAATGATATTGTAAATCATGTATTGAAGAAGTTGAATCATGCACCGTCAAATCATCCTGAGAGAGCGATTGGAATAGAATCCTCCGTGGAACAAGtggaaaaattattaaatattaaatatcctGATGTTCGCATAATAGGAATTTGGGGCATGGGCGGTATAGGCAAAACGACGATTGCTGAGGTTATCTATGAAAGAATATATGCTCTATTTGAcagttgtcacgacccaacctatgggccggaccggcactaggacctgggccagcttaaagcccccgaggcccgtagtaagcctaactgttcattaacccaactctaaggcccatttgggcccaatttcaagaaaacaaacggacagagtccgaccataaaatggactttccaacggggagttttcgactcacccgacctgtaaacacaatatatagtcaattggggagctcagctcaccctccacatactcatagcagcataaaaataaatgggagctcagctccctcatcaaaTCCAtccaacatgcatagaatattaagtttacaggtccaaaaataataatttagtttacagacccaaatcaaataaacatttctaacacatgcggaaattctaagatttaacaagtttatacaaacagtagtaATCGACATCCGCGGGAGAAAgcgagttaacctcaaaaatatcctcctgtggctggaaaatttttgaacaggagtgagcgttcgactcagagagtaaaatatcaattttaaccataatctctataactatctagaactaatgcaccctgtagagtgaaatgcaacatcaacatcattttcacatcataacatcaaaaaggtaatttggagcactcacgcaccctgtagcatcaatcataacatatgggagctgatcccctatacagctctcttaaatccaacctggtgccagcgaagaactcagctcggacttccacttaataaccaaatcgagggtcccagcgaagaactcaagccgtgactacccctcgaaggatcgggtcccagcgaagaactcaagccgtgactacccgtcctatccatagtccacaccacatcacacgcacgccaacgcacgcacactgctccaaattaccacaacaacatcatggcactttaacagttatcaatgcatcataaatcgtgcctagagtttaactacataaatatatgcatataagtgatgcatgggcatgctgaacatataataatatcgaaattacaattaaaattaatattttactcacagacttgacggcaatcactgtggcggctgggcggaggaagaaggctgtcccggctcacctgacaattatattacaattatttaata
Proteins encoded:
- the LOC110670753 gene encoding TMV resistance protein N produces the protein MASSSSTAPEWKHDVFISFRGGDTRDNFTHFLYNKFYQKGIETFIDNQLNRGEEITPELLRAIEESMVAVIVFSPNYADSPWCLEELVHIMECKKAHGQNVLPVFYHVDPSDVVDQTGDFGKGFDRAKKEAQASADMRIVEKWIAALKDAANLSGFDSAVSRPDSTLINDIVNHVLKKLNHAPSNHPERAIGIESSVEQVEKLLNIKYPDVRIIGIWGMGGIGKTTIAEVIYERIYALFDSCHDPTYGPDRH